The Drosophila nasuta strain 15112-1781.00 chromosome 2L, ASM2355853v1, whole genome shotgun sequence genome window below encodes:
- the LOC132786842 gene encoding adhesion G-protein coupled receptor G2-like, which translates to MGHLCVDKNGLPVMRRCLGHNKWEDLENITCQFEMEANELSQRLNKLKLELNEELPALDETYRNNVVYNTSQLLGKAKHKIQPVDVVNVNKIIDAVTKEKTKQNDAESSAIIGLYDQLMDTDSTVLELSARLNATNNLLYNFEGYMDKLGPHLHDLKSCKPQNALVNITNLVDMRVAKGLQILVSQKLSVFYIFPDCNQYTGIAIYDRAAPNRLNCFHHYYWYRLLYANESVDYLKAEPGLQTATFLSHELWQSVKSAGATYLIFKIYANNAFFIEKLPPKERSNLQSHVLSISIPQVSNELPHQLVFLLRSLKQAQVLKESPQLNYYCGYWDYVGWQTNGVTTRQNNASQDEDAIVVCHTNHLTQFGLLVGSSFKQLPVQADAMQLHHECVLDMVTAVGCGLSLFGLMAIWLTAMLSDRWRSQHATKLLLNLSLAMTLLFGMLLLVYINEWVLRFAFNVHRVACIALGATLQYLVLLLFTWMLLIGYLQYRRHVTVLMVRSEHVVLRMATIAWLVPLLPTLLLLFLDRKSYAPILYRPGDIATVCYPSGTGLIYSILLPIGSVLIINSCVLCRIIHSVSRLRHRNRQLVWQQLNLFMLLFSQLGLTWIFGICSYFRLGLVFNYLFCIMGTVQGFILFVYFILLETNARNVWLKLLTGRRQVQSTT; encoded by the exons ATGGGACATCTTTGTGTGGATAAAAATGGACTGCCAGTGATGCGTCGTTGCCTTGGCCACAATAAGTGGGAGGATCTTGAGAACATCACCTGTCAATTCGAAATGGAAGCCAACGAGTTGAGTCAACGTTTGAACAAACTAAAACTTGAACTCAATGAGGAATTGCCTGCATTAGATGAAACATATCGCAACAATGTTGTGTACAATACATCGCAACTTCTTGGCAaggcaaaacacaaaattcaGCCAGTGGATGTTGTGAATGTCAACAAAATCATCGATGCTGTCACAAAggagaaaacaaaacaaaacgatgCTGAGAGCTCTGCGATCATTGGACTCTACGATCAATTGATGGACACGGATAGCACAGTGTTGGAACTTTCGGCTCGACTAAATGCCACCAATAATCTGCTCTACAATTTCGAAGGCTACATGGATAAGTTGGGACCACATTTGCATGATCTTAAGAGCTGTAAGCCACAGAACGCCCTTGTTAACATAACGAATCTGGTTGACATGAGAGTCGCCAAAGGATTGCAGATTTTGGTTAGCCAAAAACTGAGcgttttctatatatttccGGATTGTAATCAATACACTGGCATTGCCATCTACGATCGTGCGGCACCGAACCGTTTGAATTGCTTCCATCATTATTACTGGTATCGTTTGCTCTACGCCAATGAAAGTGTTGATTATCTAAAAGCTGAACCTGGTCTGCAGACTGCGACTTTTCTGTCTCACGAACTGTGGCAATCTGTGAAAAGTGCTGGAGCTACGTATCTGATCTTTAAGATTTATGCCAACAATGCGTTCTTCATTGAGAAACTGCCACCAAAAGAAAGATCAAATTTACAGAGCCATGTGCTGTCAATAAGCATACCTCAGGTGTCGA ATGAGCTGCCACATCAATTGGTTTTCCTGCTACGCAGTCTGAAGCAGGCCCAAGTGCTTAAGGAATCTCCTCAGCTGAATTACTATTGTGGCTACTGGGACTACGTTGGCTGGCAGACGAACGGAGTGACGACCAGACAAAACAATGCCTCACAAGACGAAGATGCAATTGTTGTGTGCCACACGAATCACTTGACGCAGTTTGGGCTGCTCGTTGGCAGCAGCTTTAAGCAGTTGCCGGTGCAAGCAGATGCGATGCAACTGCATCATGAATGCGTTCTTGATATGGTGACAGCCGTTGGCTGTGGCCTCTCACTGTTCGGTTTGATGGCCATTTGGCTGACGGCCATGTTGTCCGATAGATGGCGCTCGCAGCATGCGACGAAACTGTTGCTGAATCTAAGTCTGGCGATGACACTGCTTTTTGGCATGTTGCTGCTCGTGTATATCAATGAGTGGGTTTTGCGTTTTGCATTCAATGTGCATCGTGTTGCATGCATCGCCTTGGGTGCCACGCTGCAGTATCTGGTGCTGTTACTGTTCACCTGGATGCTGCTCATTGGCTACTTGCAGTATCGGCGACACGTTACCGTCCTGATGGTGAGATCCGAGCATGTGGTGCTCCGCATGGCCACTATTGCCTGGCTCGTGCCTCTGCTGCCCACTCTCCTGTTGCTCTTCCTCGACCGCAAATCGTATGCACCCATCCTTTATCGGCCCGGGGATATTGCAACCGTGTGTTATCCATCCGGTACAGGTTTAATCTACAGCATTCTGTTGCCCATCGGTTCGGTGTTAATCATTAATAGCTGCGTGCTCTGCCGCATTATCCACAGCGTCTCTCGGCTGCGACATCGCAATAGGCAACTCGTCTGGCAGCAACTGAATCTCTTTATGTTGCTCTTTTCACAGCTCGGCTTGACTTGGATCTTTGGCATTTGCTCGTACTTTCGACTCGGATTGGTTTTCAATTATCTCTTCTGCATTATGGGCACAGTCCAAGGATTCATACTTTTTGTCTACTTCATCTTGCTGGAAACCAACGCACGCAATGTCTGGCTAAAGCTTTTGACTGGCAGACGACAAGTTCAATCGACCActtaa
- the LOC132797777 gene encoding uncharacterized protein LOC132797777, whose product MAMYFYASKLSAIVCATRCKQTVLQKSRGQRDRDKDKDRASNHQRPRKRHRHHGSRSRRQSRCPQSSSDSDSCIEEDDCCRHGEETTPQHQNQPQPDVGIFLLNAEASQLTSLGLGSGLGLGSETTTTTMHFRRRHSAEQLSAHDLELGLQQLKVTTASTEDANQYDVPKNPHKRHQADVNFESSVLGAGGIMYINGRIISGPLDSFPEILNPKNVIDLDKEFLFSFLLSSRLFLRPHELLGKLLDSIAERLECLESLVVLLSKWTEKFPYDYRDERMMNHVKHIVASCSDSHLEGVVSQVLSALLQRLTDLERHETDLRACQSNSTDKPVAPLNCPTATQYAQILCRIEKKLAKHIGAEEFLQCSSMILLDKQKKWDQPPSATGGPPGVQDPKKTCNLETYLDWSSRLRLFVCNEILQCSGIEERSRTVELWSGVAQYCLLVGNYNSATAILESLESPPIARLKITWSKLQVTCQQLDCMQRHAEGHGHLWQKQATVLNEQQLSLKTDKQPKTVVSITENPSSSSSASSSGVEVAAAPAAAAMTPSTSTEQVDLSAKASSSCGIGQPVGIPVASGLNAMPAASMEQLSHCMPVAGSSSSSKADIVKATTTTTTTTATICGKPNDWVVIPVFADIVKLALAERENCLQLLPNGHINIIAFDRMAAIVGAFTKHMQAMKATAVAPSSSEYEHFCSHMQQTTKLGEADLMMASFDCEEPNNAEKLMYDLN is encoded by the exons ATGGCGATGTACTTTTATGCCAGCAAGCTCTCGGCCATCGTCTGTGCCACGCGTTGCAAGCAGACCGTGCTACAAAAGTCGCGCGGCCAACGGGATCgcgacaaagacaaagacagagCCTCAAATCATCAGCGGCCACGTAAACGACATCGACATCACGGCAGCCGAAGCAGAAGACAGAGTAGATGCCCCCAGAGCAGTTCTGACAGCGACTCCTGCATCGAAGAGGATGATTGCTGTCGCCATGGCGAGGAGACAACACCTCAGCATCAGAATCAGCCTCAACCGGATGTGGGCATTTTCTTGCTCAATGCGGAAGCGTCACAGCTCACCAGCTTAGGATTGGGAtcgggattgggattgggaagtgagacgacaacaacgacaatgcACTTCCGACGTCGACACAGCGCTGAACAGTTGAGCGCACACGATTTGGAATTGGGTCTTCAACAGTTAAAG GTGACAACAGCATCCACCGAGGATGCCAATCAATATGATGTGCCCAAAAATCCTCACAAACGCCATCAAGCTGATGTCAATTTTGAG AGCTCTGTGCTGGGCGCCGGTGGcattatgtatataaatggACGCATTATTTCCGGACCACTGGACTCATTTCCCGAGATACTCAACCCCAAGAACGTCATCGACTTGGACAAG GAATTTCTATTCTCATTCTTATTATCATCACGTTTATTTTTGCGTCCACATGAGCTGCTGGGCAAACTTCTCGACTCGATAGCCGAGCGCTTAGAGTGCTTGGAATCATTAGTTGTCCTGCTTTCAAAGTGGACGGAGAAATTTCCATACGATTATCGTGACGAGCGGATGATGAATCATGTAAAGCATATCGTAGCCAG TTGCTCGGATTCACATCTGGAAGGCGTCGTCTCGCAAGTACTAAGTGCCTTACTTCAACGTTTGACTGATTTAGAGAGACACGAGACAGATCTCCGTGCCTGTCAGAGCAACAGCACCGACAAG CCCGTTGCACCTTTAAACTGCCCCACAGCCACACAATATGCACAGATTTTGTGTCGAATCGAAAAGAAGTTGGCCAAACATATTGGCGCCGAGGAATTTCTGCAATGCAGCAGCATGATTCTGCTGGACAAGCAG AAGAAATGGGACCAACCACCAAGCGCAACGGGTGGACCGCCAGGTGTCCAGGATCCAAAGAAGACCTGCAACCTGGAAACGTATCTCGACTGGTCGTCACGTCTGCGTTTGTTTGTCTGCAATGAGATACTGCAG TGCTCGGGCATTGAAGAGCGCAGCAGAACTGTCGAACTGTGGAGCGGAGTGGCTCAATATTGTCTGCTCGTGGGCAACTATAACAGCGCAACGGCGATTCTCGAGTCACTCGAGTCGCCGCCAATTGCCCGCCTCAAAATTACG TGGAGCAAGTTACAAGTGACATGTCAACAATTGGACTGCATGCAACGTCATGCCGAAGGACACGGACATTTATGGCAGAAGCAAGCCACAGTCCTAAATGAGCAGCAGCTGAGTCTAAAGACTGATAAGCAGCCTAAGACAGTCGTTTCGATAACAGAGAatccatcatcatcatcatcagcatcatcatcaggaGTAGAAGTagcagcagcgccagcagcagcagcaatgacGCCCTCGACTTCGACAGAGCAAGTGGACTTGAGTGCGAAAGCCTCAAGTAGTTGCGGGATTGGACAACCAGTTGGCATCCCAGTCGCTTCCGGCTTGAATGCAATGCCTGCTGCTTCAATGGAGCAGCTATCTCATTGCATGCCTGtggctggcagcagcagcagcagtaaagcGGATATAGttaaggcaacaacaacaacaacgacaacgacggcaACCATTTGCGGCAAACCCAACGATTGGGTTGTTATTCCGGTGTTTGCGGATATTGTTAAATTGGCGCTGGCCGAACGCGAAAACTGTTTGCAACT TTTACCAAATGGCCACATCAATATAATTGCCTTCGATCGAATGGCGGCAATTGTTGGTGCTTTCACCAAGCACATGCAGGCAATGAAGGCAACAGcggtggcgccatctagcaGCGAGTATGAGCACTTCTGCAGCCATATGCAACAAACTACAAAACTTGGCGAAGCGG ACCTTATGATGGCCTCATTTGACTGCGAAGAGCCGAACAATGCTGAGAAGCTCATGTATGATTTGAATTAA